In a genomic window of Spirosoma agri:
- a CDS encoding sensor histidine kinase, with product MKLLVKTNRIYLAFSLIIYLLTALAFYHIVRLLIYDDVESRLQIERRDFETYVRIHNSWTSSPYFVENKIDIVPVSQHTRQLTQTRGVFTDTLIRNRYDDELIPFRQLTFYVPIQGTIHRVSIRKSLIQTYRLIEAVTFTMATFLGLLLLGTFWFQGKLSGRLWHPFYETLSRIRHFNLNSVTPLRLSKPEINEFNELNEVLQKMADKMQHDYQSLKEFTENASHEMQTPLALINAKVEQLIQSEQLTETQTNWIGTIYEASRRIVRLNQGLLLLAKIENNQFQDAQLINLTQLFQEKLQDMDDVLSFKKLTVHYHQLTPFDVKLPLTLADIFVTNLVNNAIKHNHSGGSIKLDSSTDYLSLSNTGGHLVSDPNRLFERFKKEATGTDSIGLGLSIVKQICDSYGLKVTYKETNGLHQFYITRLLLTDSNN from the coding sequence TTGAAACTACTTGTTAAAACCAACCGGATTTATTTAGCGTTTTCGCTGATTATCTACCTGCTCACCGCGCTGGCTTTTTATCATATTGTTCGTCTGCTGATCTATGATGACGTCGAAAGCCGTTTGCAGATTGAGCGCCGTGATTTTGAAACATACGTCCGAATACATAATTCATGGACGAGCAGCCCCTATTTCGTCGAGAATAAAATTGACATCGTTCCCGTAAGCCAGCACACCCGGCAATTGACACAAACGAGGGGCGTATTTACCGATACATTGATTCGTAATCGGTATGATGATGAGTTAATTCCGTTTCGGCAATTAACCTTTTATGTACCCATTCAAGGAACTATTCATCGGGTATCCATTCGTAAATCACTAATTCAGACGTATCGGTTAATTGAAGCCGTCACCTTCACGATGGCTACATTTCTGGGGCTTTTGCTGTTGGGTACCTTCTGGTTTCAAGGGAAATTATCCGGGCGACTTTGGCATCCGTTTTACGAAACCCTGTCGCGAATCCGGCATTTCAATCTGAACAGTGTCACTCCACTACGATTATCCAAACCTGAAATAAATGAATTCAATGAACTTAATGAAGTGCTTCAGAAAATGGCTGATAAAATGCAGCACGATTACCAAAGCCTGAAGGAGTTTACCGAAAATGCGTCGCATGAAATGCAGACTCCATTGGCACTTATCAATGCAAAAGTTGAACAGTTAATTCAGAGCGAACAACTTACCGAAACCCAGACAAACTGGATAGGAACAATTTACGAGGCATCCCGGCGAATCGTGCGATTGAATCAGGGTTTACTATTGCTGGCAAAAATTGAAAATAACCAGTTTCAGGATGCGCAGCTTATCAATCTTACGCAGCTATTCCAGGAGAAATTGCAGGATATGGATGACGTGTTATCGTTTAAAAAGCTTACTGTTCATTATCATCAGCTCACACCGTTTGACGTAAAATTACCGCTCACCTTAGCGGACATATTCGTAACGAACCTGGTGAATAATGCCATCAAACACAATCATTCCGGTGGTTCGATCAAGCTGGATTCCAGCACAGATTATTTGTCGCTCAGCAATACGGGCGGGCACCTCGTATCCGACCCAAACCGTCTTTTCGAGCGGTTTAAAAAAGAAGCGACTGGTACGGATTCGATAGGATTGGGTCTGTCGATTGTCAAGCAGATCTGCGATAGTTATGGGTTGAAGGTGACGTATAAAGAGACGAATGGGCTACATCAATTTTATATCACCAGGCTATTACTGACTGATTCAAATAACTGA
- a CDS encoding AlbA family DNA-binding domain-containing protein: protein MTRNDLDDLIAQGENTRLEFKRSLSSAYRIARTLAAFANTSGGVILIGIADSGKIVGVPSESREIYKLEDATDKLVDPALTISYEVLTPDGRTVLVVRVNESEEKPHYVIDEAGKRTIYVRAKDKSMPTNKLIITKETANVHELLKSPTTRTLIQHLRKNEYVTAEKFAKLINISEYRAGKLLRELTGQGLLLMIDKPRPVRYALKLAE, encoded by the coding sequence ATGACTCGAAATGATCTTGATGATCTTATTGCTCAGGGTGAAAATACGCGACTAGAATTTAAACGTTCTCTTTCATCGGCTTATCGTATCGCCCGGACGTTGGCTGCTTTCGCGAACACATCAGGTGGTGTTATCCTCATTGGGATAGCCGACAGTGGCAAAATTGTCGGTGTGCCATCCGAATCACGGGAAATCTACAAACTGGAAGATGCGACCGATAAGCTTGTCGATCCGGCCCTAACCATTAGTTACGAAGTACTAACCCCCGATGGGCGGACCGTATTGGTTGTTCGGGTCAATGAGAGCGAGGAGAAACCCCATTACGTAATTGATGAAGCGGGTAAACGCACTATATATGTTCGGGCAAAAGACAAATCGATGCCAACGAACAAACTTATTATTACCAAGGAAACGGCCAATGTGCATGAGTTGCTCAAATCACCCACGACGCGTACACTGATTCAGCATCTTCGTAAAAATGAGTACGTTACCGCTGAGAAATTTGCCAAACTGATCAATATTTCTGAGTATAGGGCGGGTAAATTACTGCGTGAACTGACTGGTCAGGGCTTGCTGCTAATGATTGACAAACCTCGTCCGGTACGGTATGCACTGAAGCTTGCGGAATAA